The DNA segment TTCTTCATAATTTTACTAATATGTGTTCggtataaagaagaaaaaaatatagataaaaaaagaaaagtagaaataggtgataaataaaatgataagttaagttgtttgattgaagagaaattaaaaacaaagataagatgaaagatagaaaaatgagtgaaaataaatgaaaaataatataagcagATATTatgcttttaatatttatttcatcttatttttccTCCACCAAAcgcaaaaatattattttcatcctCCCCTGTCAAACCAAACACAATCCAAGAGATGCATACTTTATCATTTCATcttaatgaaattatttgagaGCGAATAATAATACAAAGAAAATAGGAATAGTAATTAGGAAGAGAGAGATTGGGTATAAAGATGGCGGAAAAATCAAAGGAATTTTAAAAGAGGTAAAGGAGAAAGGAGGACTTTGACTGCACATTTTGTTTGGTTAACATAAAGGGAATGTTTAGATTTTAATGGAGAGTAGGAATTTTAGCGGAAAAgaaataactaatttttctgtttgattcaaaagaggagagagatttttttaaaagtgtttcgaacctgttattaattttttaaagtgcaTGGAACAAAATGCCTCAAGCACTACATCAATGACACTACCCAGCTTTAATTTcggaattttaatcttgatagTATAATTAAATGACTTATAATATCAACACACCGTTTGGATTTAGTTAAAGTTACTAGTTCTTCACAATTTCACGAAtcaaagtttaatattttactaaGAATGTGTTTCatattaaaaagagaaataatatagataaaaaagaaaagtaaaaataagagagaaataaaatgataagtTGAGTTATttggttgaaaaaaataaaaaagatgtcaagagagataaaaaagagtaaaataaataaataaaatagtaaaaagagTTTGAtacttttaatacttatttttaccTTATTTCTCGTCCATCAAACCCACAAATATTATTTCCATCCCCCTTCAATAAAATCAAACACAACCTAAGAGATTCATACTTTATCATTTCATCTTTCTCTAATTCttctattacaaaaaatataatattaatatttttaataattattagtattattggtatttacaatttttgttttttttataaaattagaaatggaAATTAAGGTCTTGTAAcgtctaatatattttttttctctcaagaatttcatattttagaaagaaaataaaacttaccTTCCAGActttttatcataatatttgaatatttaatacttttccTTAACCTGTGAACCTCCTCGTCAGACCCGCAAACACAACCGCAGCTTCCAGCAACACTGCCGTTTTGTGCACGTGAACGAATTTTCAACCTGTTCGTATCTTTATATTATGgttatattgattaaaatagTAAGTTACTTGGaagttgaaaaaattaatagttaaaaattcaaaatttaatttattaaattaaaatatttgataaaattaattattaaaataatttaaaagtgtaAAGTGTCAAATTagaagttaatatttttaaaaatgtaacttCAAGTATTATAAAcattacaaattattaaaaaaaatttactaatcaaATAACCATTGATGTAGTGCTTGATTAGAATTTACTAAACACTACAAAttgattagaatttttttttattttaattgcgatggaattttttttttaaaatgtaacttCAAGTATTATAAAcattacaaattattaaaaaaaatttactaatcaaATAACCATTGATGTAGTGCTTGATTAGAATTTACTAAAGCACTACAAATTTGTAGCAACATAGATTTAATTATTCGGAATTTACTAATCAAAAAATTAGCTGGGTAGTGTCATTGATGTAGTGCTTGAGGCATTTTGTTCCATGCACTGATTGGTTTCCCATGCACTGATTGGTTTTCCATATGTTTAAAATTCCGAAATTAAAGCTGGGTAGGatcatatgattaattttttattgatatatcaTTAATTCAAACCTGTTATTTAGGTCcttctatttataaatatagaCATTTAGCCTTCTTACTTTtcgaaataaataattttggtcAAGGTCATTTCAttgataaagtaaaaaataaaaaatatcttaataaaaattgaactcatgattttttattcatagacAAAGTAATAAATTACTAAGAGACTTGTTTTGTTTAACAAATTACATTGACATTATTTTATGTATATCATTAATTCATATAACTAATTCGAAacactttatttattaatttaattatatatttacaatgattaatgttgaagaaggaaaacaatgttttcatttctatatatatgtaaatagatttactacatttaatatttaatatttctaattattattgttcttaaaatgtattttaaaataaccaaGATAAAATGGTAACTAATtttaaagaaggaaaagaatcatttttatttatatatttacataaatatacaaactacaataataataataatgttaactCTTTGGCAAGTGTATTAATTAATCCAAGTAGTATTTTAAAACGGTAAAATCGAGTGTCGAGTTCACGTGAACTTTGACTGTATTTAGAGTTTATATAAGTCAAATCTTAAGCAATTTGTCAAATAATGATacgaaatataaaatttaacataaataaagataattaagtATAACACAATAAAGAGATAGAGGACAAACACTCACGGGTGAGTTGTCAGTTGAAGTAGAATTACGGAACACAATTATGTTTTTTGACAATAATTATGTGCTAAGCTTGCATGCGCGCGCTAAACGCACATGTAAAGTCTAACCGATATAAGTGACCTCGTTAAGTCACGAAAAGCACACTAAGTCGCCAAAAACGCACTAAGCCTGACCTTCAAGTTAGCCCCTCACGTTGAGCGTGTTATTCCAGTTCTTCAACCTTCTTTCAGGCCTTCTACTTTATAATTCTACCAAAAAAATACACCCaaaatactataaattaaaTGGCAAAGAAGTAATTTCGTAATTTTCTAATTGGGGGGCGATTTCCACTCAGGTACCAACATTTCCATCGCAACTTTGAAATGtaagaaaaatctcaacttttaagttgaattaattacataattgaaccctagaaatattttttattagtatcattatttatcaattccttaattatatttaaaagttcaATTGAATCcctcaatcaataaaaaaaaaaatcacatcatTCAATTAAGACACTATGATCATATTATTTTCATCAATCTTGTTTGTTCAATCAAGTCCTCCAACTATTTAAAAATACTACAgccaaactaataaaattaatgaaaaaagatacaattataatgtttttaaataattggaggacgttattaaattttttaataataaagggattcaattgaaatattttcaaataattgaaagattcaattaaaatttttaataatttaaggactaattaaatTACGAAATTAATTGTATAATTAAGCCCTTCAAGTTCATACAGCGCCCCAAGTTAAAGTAGTTTCTACGTCAAGATTGAGTTTGCATGTGCAAAGGCACATTGTTAATGTTCATTCTACGCCGAAATTGAAGTCCCCCAGTAATTCCTAGTTACATACTAAATTTATATGTAACATACTATATTTCCAACTAAACTCTTTGAGATGGTcctaaatttgaattattttctgattttacaacttcattcatttttaaattgtttcaaACAAATGCCCTTTTAAAAAACAGCATATCCttggaaagatgaaaatataaaataatcctTTTTTCATTCACACGTGCTGACTATAGTCGGATTTGTTAAATGATGTAAAATTGTGTAATGATCCATAGAAAGCACGGGATTGAGAGGGGGAAGCTCTCTCCCCATTTGCAGGCTTTGAGTAAAACCTTTTTGATTACTTGCTTCAATTAATATTAGATGAGATCAACTACGAAAACACCATCCAGGGTAGCTAATTGCTCCCATGCACTAGCTAAAAAgattaacaaaactaacaaagaaGCTCTCTTAGTACAACATATACAACCCTTGGCCACAACAATCTTGTAAACATGTGGAAAACCAATCGGTGCATGGAACAAGATGCCTCAGGCACTAAATCAACGACACTACCCAGCTTTCGGAATTTCGGGTAGTTTAAGGGACGTCTTCTTGTgctgttaaaacaaaaaaaaaaaaatatcatttgaaattttcaatttactaacACGGTGTTTACTCTTTAAAAACCAAGACAACAACAAATGCATTCATGAGGATAAAAGCCACGTCTGACACATCAAAGAGATGACTTACTGCTCAAAATAAATCCTTGGAGCAAGCTCTGGGCTCTCTCTGCTTGCTCTGGAGTACCAGATATCTGAATAATCTTCTGTGTCACATCTGGTCTATCCTCTACAAGGGTTACATTGGCTCCTGACAACTGTTACCATGAAAAGATGAGTGAAAAGAAATGGCTATCAGTTGAAAGTAAATGTAGTAatacaatgaaaataatttCTAGAATCTAGATCTAATTCCAAGAAATATTGGGAAGTTGTTGAGAGATTTGCTTTTCATTCTTGAAgttagaacaaaaaataaaaatacatttagtaTGATCTAGAGATAATCCAGAAGTCAAGCAACGTAAAGACCAACCCATATATCATTTGTAAAAACAAATTCTGTGATTCTAGTTCTAAGAGTAATTAAATTGCTCAGTTTTTTTTTGGGGTGGGTTGAGGGGTGAGCTCTTCAATGATGTCAGAGAGCAGATAAAAGTAAACATGAACTTGTAGGCTCCAAGTTCAACTACTTGGTATAAGAATGCCTTTTCTAGCACTTtacaattcaaatattaaagtgAGGGACTAATAGATCTAATCACACACACCTCACTTATTTGAGCAAGTTTGCTTTTGGATTTAGCTATAAGCTTTGGTACTGCATACTCTGGTATAACAACTTCAAGTGTACTCCTCGTAACGAGCGGCACGGCAATCCTAACCACAGAAGGCAGGACATTAGAAAGGgggaaggagaaagaaaaaagcataCAGACATATAGATGAGAAGGGTGAGATATCGTCATGTCATTCCATATTAGAATACAATATCCTATTATGAAATGAAGCAAGGACCAGTTACCTATTTAAACCACTAAGCACATCATCGCGGCGGCCACTTTCTTTCTGCTTTCCTACCTCAGTGCTAGATCCTCCAGTTTCCTacccaaagaaaaaaagagaagaaaaaaaatcattttttcttcaaataaaaaacaacattCTGTATAAAATGGCTCAAGCCATCACACATTTATATGATTTGGCCACTCACCCAATTGTAGAGAACACCTGGTATAGTTAACTGTACTTAAATAGCCATTGCAAAAAATATagcttgttttaaaaaaatagcttGGTCATTAGGTAATATTATATGGTTCATATATGACTCGCTCTATATCAACCGGGCAAAttcctttttttaatgataCAGCTTAACTCAGTACAACAGACGAAAATATACAACAGTATGAGACAGCACATCAGAACCTCATCCCCatccaaaacaaagaaaaagggtataccacccaTGAAAAAAGTTCCCCATTCTTGTTGAAATCACACATCTTTCATGGGACAAAaaagtaacatttttatttCCTGTGCTCAAAGGTTATTTTCAGAGAAGACAAGAAACATATGATAAAGATGACTAATAAATCTCCCAAATGACAATCATTTAAATAACAGATAAATAAAGATGATGGGCAATATGGCATTTCTCATTGCATCAAAGAATACCTTTGGCGGAAGGGCTGCTGCAACAGTTTGCACATTTTGATAAGTTGTGGAAGTTTCAGCAACCGGAACTATATTATTGGAAGAAGATGCCTCTGCACCAGGTAAGGGAGCTGGTAGTGGTATTGGGTCCCTTTGAAAGAAATCCCTGTACAAGTAACTCCTTAATCTTGATGTCACCTCAACAACAGCATCTCGGGCTGCTTTAATCTCTCCTACAATCTGTAAtgccaaaaataataaagaagcaATTGAGAAATGTAGAAAGCAGAATTTGAATATACGGGTTTTTGTTTTAACCTTGTAGAACTGGAAGGTAAGGTTTTGGATCCTCTCTATACCCTAGTGCATGAGGCTCCCATCTAATGGGGGTTCTGGGGAGAGAGGGTAAATATATCTACAGCCTTACCCCACAAGTGAAGAGCTATTTGCAAGATTTAAATCTGGGACCTCTAGGTCATGCGGCAGTAACCTTATCACTGTGTCCAAGCTCACTCTCATCTGAATCCTCTCTATACCATTTATTggaaatattttaataagaaaaaccaatgaaatcAGTACATTCTTTAGTTTGTAAAATTAACTCTTTCAGCCTCGGGCTAATGTAGTGCACATACATCCAGTATGATGCTTTGATGAAGAACATCTATTATAAACCTCAATATTTATCATTAACTCTTTCAGCCTACATTTATCAAAGGAATCTAATAGAATAAATTGGCAAGCTGTAGGTCAAGTGACAAACCTGTACCAGTTCATCAGTTTTTGCAACACAGAGAGGTAGGTCATCTCTAGGCAAAATTTGAATATTAGCACCAGTCAACCTCCTTATTTCTGATAGTGAAACATCTTTTCCATCTAAGCATTCAATTTCGCTAGATGGGACAACAAGCCTGGTGGTTATTGTATTGTCCTTATCTAGAACAAGATCGACAATGCGAGTTTGTATATGTAACAAAGCTTCCTGAGCTGGGAACAGCTCATCGTCAGGACCCTTGGGTACATAATAGTAACAGTTAGAACTTTAAATTTGCAACATATATTATGTCAAATTgcactaaaaaaaatttgaagttaaGCAAGGAAAGTAGTGCCCCTATAACAATTGCAACCTGAACAAGACCCATAAGAATTTTCACTAGTTATCAAACTACACCTAAGACAGAGAAACAGAAAAAATGAGAGAAGGAAAGCACCTCCTCTGAAGTAATGATGATTATCTGTTCATCAGAACCACCAACAGGATCAGTGACCTTAACATCTACGCCAACTTCACTCTGAAGGAACTCTACAATTCCATCTGATTCCCCAATAATAAGATCAACTTTCTCAACTGGACAGAGAATACGGAAAACAAGTTCCTCCCCATAAAAGCCCTGCGCATCATCAACAACAGGAGCAGCCCCAGGCTCCATTGCATAACTCAATGAGGGGTGATTATTATTTCTACTATTTGTGTTAGATCCTCGTGATCCAAAAGAGGCCCCATCCACAGACGATCTACGAGATCCACTAGTCACGTGAGGAACATAATCATCGTCGGGAGAGAAAAAACGCTCTGGTGAATGTACACGTCCATGGAAATGGCTGCGGTCACGGTGCTGACTCTCCCTCAACCGTGATGAAATAATTACTAGAGCATTCTTTACAGCATTTACATCACCTACAACCTGCACAAAACATcacatataaaattaacaacattcagttcatatattttttgaattagtaAATTTCCAGATGAATCACATCAGATCTTTCAACAAGCACCAAGACACACCTCCATACTTTTCATATCACGATCATCGTTTtaaaatcagtaaaaaaaaagatgttatcCTCAAATTGGCATGGTACTGCCTGCTTTCTGTctcaattaacaaataaaaatcacacaa comes from the Glycine soja cultivar W05 chromosome 6, ASM419377v2, whole genome shotgun sequence genome and includes:
- the LOC114415568 gene encoding RNA-binding KH domain-containing protein RCF3-like is translated as MERSRSKRNYYYDQDYDSETLARTRPRYNHHYTTAGNQRHRGGGAARHAKTQQDSPLTVTTSYRILCHDLKAGGVIGKSGSIIKSIRQHTGAWINVHELMPGDEERIIEISDTRRRDPEGRMPSFSPAQEALLLIHERILESDAAFGVAEDDEEYGAGRGGGAGRDRVATRLVVSRMHVGCLLGKGGKIIEQMRMETKTQIRILPRDHNLPRCVSMSEEIVQVVGDVNAVKNALVIISSRLRESQHRDRSHFHGRVHSPERFFSPDDDYVPHVTSGSRRSSVDGASFGSRGSNTNSRNNNHPSLSYAMEPGAAPVVDDAQGFYGEELVFRILCPVEKVDLIIGESDGIVEFLQSEVGVDVKVTDPVGGSDEQIIIITSEEGPDDELFPAQEALLHIQTRIVDLVLDKDNTITTRLVVPSSEIECLDGKDVSLSEIRRLTGANIQILPRDDLPLCVAKTDELVQIVGEIKAARDAVVEVTSRLRSYLYRDFFQRDPIPLPAPLPGAEASSSNNIVPVAETSTTYQNVQTVAAALPPKETGGSSTEVGKQKESGRRDDVLSGLNRIAVPLVTRSTLEVVIPEYAVPKLIAKSKSKLAQISELSGANVTLVEDRPDVTQKIIQISGTPEQAERAQSLLQGFILSTQEDVP